One window of Triplophysa rosa linkage group LG10, Trosa_1v2, whole genome shotgun sequence genomic DNA carries:
- the kcnk10b gene encoding potassium channel subfamily K member 10b isoform X1 has protein sequence MIREYIWNEQCIFALCCECAHPLHAPVLRVAAASLTRTNPTIMAVQTNIIPPKKVQAGGVQASLVQASVAAIQNPMGCDTSVNGHCLLPRLSITSRSVSVVAGIDSGADGSAPHTVMKWKTVLAVFVVVVVYLVCGGLAFCALEQPFESNQKDNITQEKASFLQRNPCVSPAELEDLIKHAVDAVSAGVSPIGNTSHNYSHWDLSSAFFFAGTVITTIGYGNIAPSTEGGKIFCILYAIFGIPLFGFLLAGIGDQLGTMFIKSILKVEKIFRQKHKQISQTKIRVTSTILFILAGCIVFVTIPAFIFKHIEGWSTLEAIYFVVITLTTVGIGDYVAGGDHVKEYMKWYKPLVWFWILVGLAYFAAVLSMIGDWLRVLSKKTKEEVGGFKAHAAEWKANVRAELRETRRRLSGEIHDKLQRAATIRSMERRRLGLEQRAHSLDMLSPEKRAVFASLDAGRFKTSSQESIDTKLNNLRLKAEAGGQQTSSEENIFNRFGSLTKLAKRNRSKDLRRNIPEDTGRAGEVVSSNSSNITLGEDRRQDEEETTEEKTEKEANTSYTCLPHYSEESKEQNGFAPAQAKEQERNKRLEQKEHQP, from the exons ATGATAAGAGAATACATTTGGAATGAACAATGTATATTTGCGCTCTGCTGTGAATGCGCCCACCCTCTCCATGCACCTGTTCTCCGTGTGGCAGCCGCTTCTCTAACACGGACAAACCCGACGATCA TGGCTGTTCAGACGAACATAATCCCACCAAAGAAGGTCCAGGCCGGTGGGGTTCAGGCCAGTCTGGTTCAGGCCAGCGTGGCCGCCATACAGAACCCGATGGGCTGCGACACGTCCGTGAACGGTCACTGTCTTCTGCCACGTCTCTCCATCACCTCTCGATCGGTCAGCGTGGTCGCAGGAATAGACTCCGGAGCGGACGGATCGGCTCCACACACCGTCATGAAATGGAAAACGGTCCTGGCTGTGTTCGTGGTGGTGGTGGTCTATCTGGTGTGCGGCGGTCTGGCCTTCTGTGCGCTGGAGCAACCCTTCGAGAGTAACCAGAAAGACAACATCACGCAAGAGAAAGCCTCGTTTCTACAGAGGAACCCCTGCGTCTCCCCGGCAGAGCTGGAGGATCTTATTAAG CATGCGGTGGATGCGGTCAGCGCTGGAGTGAGTCCCATTGGAAACACATCCCATAATTACAGTCACTGGGACCTCAGTAGCGCATTCTTCTTCGCCGGGACCGTCATCACCACTATAG GCTACGGAAACATCGCTCCCAGCACCGAGGGAGGAAAGATTTTCTGCATCCTCTACGCCATATTTGGAATCCCTTTGTTCGGCTTCCTGCTGGCTGGCATCGGTGATCAGCTCGGCACCATGTTTATAAAGAGCATCTTAAAGGTGGAAAAGATATTCAGG CAGAAACACAAGCAGATCAGTCAGACGAAAATCCGCGTCACCTCCACCATTCTCTTCATTCTGGCGGGCTGTATCGTGTTTGTCACCATACCGGCGTTCATCTTCAAACACATCGAGGGCTGGAGTACTTTAGAAGCCATATACTTTGTTGTTATAACTCTGACCACGGTCGGCATCGGAGATTATGTTGCGG GTGGGGACCATGTAAAAGAGTACATGAAATGGTACAAACCTCTGGTGTGGTTCTGGATTCTGGTGGGTCTGGCGTACTTCGCAGCCGTTCTCAGCATGATAGGAGACTGGCTCAGGGTTCTGtccaagaaaacaaaagaggaG GTTGGGGGGTTTAAGGCTCATGCAGCTGAATGGAAGGCAAACGTCCGAGCAGAGTTACGAGAGACACGCAGACGTCTCAGCGGCGAGATCCACGACAAACTCCAGCGAGCCGCCACCATCCGCAGCATGGAGCGCAGACGTCTGGGTCTGGAGCAGCGCGCTCACTCGCTGGACATGCTGTCGCCGGAAAAAAGAGCTGTCTTCGCCAGCCTGGACGCCGGCCGCTTCAAGACCTCCTCTCAGGAGAGCATCGACACCAAACTCAACAACCTCCGACTCAAAGCCGAGGCCGGCGGACAGCAGACGTCCTCGGAGGAAAACATCTTCAACCGCTTCGGCTCGCTCACTAAACTGGCCAAGCGCAACAGGAGCAAAGATCTCCGCAGGAACATCCCAGAAGACACGGGCAGAGCCGGCGAGGTCGTCAGCAGTAACAGCAGCAACATCACACTGGGAGAAGACAGAAGACAAGATGAAGAGGAGACGACAGAGGAGAAGACGGAAAAGGAGGCAAACACCAGCTACACCTGTTTGCCGCACTATTCAGAGGAATCCAAAGAGCAGAACGGTTTTGCACCGGCTCAGGCCAAAGAACAAGAGAGAAACAAAAGACTCGAGCAGAAAGAACATCAGCCTTAG
- the kcnk10b gene encoding potassium channel subfamily K member 10b isoform X2 — MKFPLENPRKQVNWDPEQVAVQTNIIPPKKVQAGGVQASLVQASVAAIQNPMGCDTSVNGHCLLPRLSITSRSVSVVAGIDSGADGSAPHTVMKWKTVLAVFVVVVVYLVCGGLAFCALEQPFESNQKDNITQEKASFLQRNPCVSPAELEDLIKHAVDAVSAGVSPIGNTSHNYSHWDLSSAFFFAGTVITTIGYGNIAPSTEGGKIFCILYAIFGIPLFGFLLAGIGDQLGTMFIKSILKVEKIFRQKHKQISQTKIRVTSTILFILAGCIVFVTIPAFIFKHIEGWSTLEAIYFVVITLTTVGIGDYVAGGDHVKEYMKWYKPLVWFWILVGLAYFAAVLSMIGDWLRVLSKKTKEEVGGFKAHAAEWKANVRAELRETRRRLSGEIHDKLQRAATIRSMERRRLGLEQRAHSLDMLSPEKRAVFASLDAGRFKTSSQESIDTKLNNLRLKAEAGGQQTSSEENIFNRFGSLTKLAKRNRSKDLRRNIPEDTGRAGEVVSSNSSNITLGEDRRQDEEETTEEKTEKEANTSYTCLPHYSEESKEQNGFAPAQAKEQERNKRLEQKEHQP; from the exons ATGAAATTCCCGTTAGAAAACCCAAGGAAGCAAGTGAATTGGGACCCGGAACAAG TGGCTGTTCAGACGAACATAATCCCACCAAAGAAGGTCCAGGCCGGTGGGGTTCAGGCCAGTCTGGTTCAGGCCAGCGTGGCCGCCATACAGAACCCGATGGGCTGCGACACGTCCGTGAACGGTCACTGTCTTCTGCCACGTCTCTCCATCACCTCTCGATCGGTCAGCGTGGTCGCAGGAATAGACTCCGGAGCGGACGGATCGGCTCCACACACCGTCATGAAATGGAAAACGGTCCTGGCTGTGTTCGTGGTGGTGGTGGTCTATCTGGTGTGCGGCGGTCTGGCCTTCTGTGCGCTGGAGCAACCCTTCGAGAGTAACCAGAAAGACAACATCACGCAAGAGAAAGCCTCGTTTCTACAGAGGAACCCCTGCGTCTCCCCGGCAGAGCTGGAGGATCTTATTAAG CATGCGGTGGATGCGGTCAGCGCTGGAGTGAGTCCCATTGGAAACACATCCCATAATTACAGTCACTGGGACCTCAGTAGCGCATTCTTCTTCGCCGGGACCGTCATCACCACTATAG GCTACGGAAACATCGCTCCCAGCACCGAGGGAGGAAAGATTTTCTGCATCCTCTACGCCATATTTGGAATCCCTTTGTTCGGCTTCCTGCTGGCTGGCATCGGTGATCAGCTCGGCACCATGTTTATAAAGAGCATCTTAAAGGTGGAAAAGATATTCAGG CAGAAACACAAGCAGATCAGTCAGACGAAAATCCGCGTCACCTCCACCATTCTCTTCATTCTGGCGGGCTGTATCGTGTTTGTCACCATACCGGCGTTCATCTTCAAACACATCGAGGGCTGGAGTACTTTAGAAGCCATATACTTTGTTGTTATAACTCTGACCACGGTCGGCATCGGAGATTATGTTGCGG GTGGGGACCATGTAAAAGAGTACATGAAATGGTACAAACCTCTGGTGTGGTTCTGGATTCTGGTGGGTCTGGCGTACTTCGCAGCCGTTCTCAGCATGATAGGAGACTGGCTCAGGGTTCTGtccaagaaaacaaaagaggaG GTTGGGGGGTTTAAGGCTCATGCAGCTGAATGGAAGGCAAACGTCCGAGCAGAGTTACGAGAGACACGCAGACGTCTCAGCGGCGAGATCCACGACAAACTCCAGCGAGCCGCCACCATCCGCAGCATGGAGCGCAGACGTCTGGGTCTGGAGCAGCGCGCTCACTCGCTGGACATGCTGTCGCCGGAAAAAAGAGCTGTCTTCGCCAGCCTGGACGCCGGCCGCTTCAAGACCTCCTCTCAGGAGAGCATCGACACCAAACTCAACAACCTCCGACTCAAAGCCGAGGCCGGCGGACAGCAGACGTCCTCGGAGGAAAACATCTTCAACCGCTTCGGCTCGCTCACTAAACTGGCCAAGCGCAACAGGAGCAAAGATCTCCGCAGGAACATCCCAGAAGACACGGGCAGAGCCGGCGAGGTCGTCAGCAGTAACAGCAGCAACATCACACTGGGAGAAGACAGAAGACAAGATGAAGAGGAGACGACAGAGGAGAAGACGGAAAAGGAGGCAAACACCAGCTACACCTGTTTGCCGCACTATTCAGAGGAATCCAAAGAGCAGAACGGTTTTGCACCGGCTCAGGCCAAAGAACAAGAGAGAAACAAAAGACTCGAGCAGAAAGAACATCAGCCTTAG
- the spata7 gene encoding spermatogenesis-associated protein 7 has translation MGVLTEFLTMDTKPGYCHGSSGKRMNQYMIKDHMLSHYRKLYSAKAAVDCSVPKSMQCNVKYVDRKRREQLKKDLPSRSGRSESQRSTRFNSRASCSSKNSGASVHGDNTLDHSVMSSPRISTSFHSKQIVYPSQIVLANHFRSSSELHGYRSPNLVSGHLSSVGQRQYKTFQDPTQKTYSGDVLLKHAHRFTQEKLFTPRTLKSNHKSTLVQYRYYTPPKRKDEQKRSPSFQMTRQESSQSKRGFSPQLDSPQAFSVVHEWSDEESDSFRRHRTADFLLSSSRVSPEGMKSPIMRKVTEEEEELMYLEFMTDVTNEILAQGLYSDRVLKRVFERHIDMNRHRLDENKMRHLLDNLHNDLQKPSEVSVSFLSIHESDKPSKLRQELSSVIRDDAGFISHAVFDEVRGQRENITSTPVNDSLLESSSSLHMEKVEKEPELNLEINPDAGCEMSLNDNEHVTGPEEHLRNTTRDHGLLEQVDEIGKSMRELLKVSESQKNQFKEEEMTDKLSDDEF, from the exons ATGGGAGTCCTGACAGAGTTTCTCaccatggacacaaaaccag GGTATTGTCACGGCTCATCTGGTAAACGGATGAATCAGTACATGATTAAAGATCATATGCTTTCACATTACAGAAAGCTTTATTCAGCCAAAG CTGCTGTGGATTGCTCCGTGCCTAAAAGCATGCAGTGTAATGTCAAAT ATGTTGATCGGAAACGCCGTGAGCAGCTGAAGAAAGACTTGCCGAGTCGCTCTGGAAGATCTGAGTCACAGAGAAGCACCAGGTTCAACTCGAGAGCCTCCTGTTCTTCTAAAAAT AGTGGAGCCTCGGTTCACGGCGACAACACCTTGGACCATTCAGTGATGTCATCACCCAGGATCAGCACCTCATTCCATTCCAAGCAAATTGTGTATCCGTCTCAAATTGTTCTTGCAAATCATTTCCGGTCTTCCTCCGAGTTACATGGATACAGAAGCCCAAACCTTGTGTCGGGCCATTTATCGTCCGTCGGTCAAAGACAATACAAAACCTTTCAGGATCCGACACAGAAGACCTACAGCGGTGACGTGCTGTTAAAACACGCTCATCGCTTCACGCAAGAGAAACTCTTTACACCGAGAACCTTGAAGTCCAATCACAAGTCTACACTCGTACAATATCGCTATTACACACCGCCAAAGAGGAAGGACGAACAGAAAAGGTCTCCCTCTTTTCAAATGACTCGACAGGAGAG CTCACAGTCCAAGCGAGGCTTTTCACCGCAGTTAGATTCACCACAG GCATTTAGTGTCGTTCACGAGTGGTCGGATGAGGAATCAGATTCATTCAGACGTCACAGGACAGCAGATTTTCTTCTGTCGTCCTCCAG GGTTTCACCAGAGGGCATGAAGTCTCCCATAATGAGAAAAGTTACAGAGGA GGAAGAAGAATTAATGTACCTGGAGTTTATGACAGACGTGACGAATGAGATCTTAGCGCAGGGTCTTTACTCTGACAG GGTCCTGAAGAGGGTTTTTGAACGTCACATTGATATGAACAGACATCGATTAGATGAG AACAAAATGCGCCACCTCCTGGACAACCTGCATAATGACCTGCAAAAACCCTCCGAGGTGTCCGTCTCGTTCCTGAGCATCCATGAATCTGACAAACCTTCAAAGCTCAGACAAGAGCTGTCATCAGTGATCAGAGACGATGCTGGTTTTATTTCTCATGCAGTGTTCgatgaggtcagaggtcagagaGAGAACATCACGTCCACACCAGTGAATGACAGCCTGCTGGAAAGCTCTAGTTCACTCCATATGGAGAAAGTTGAAAAGGAGCCAGAGTTAAATCTTGAGATTAACCCTGACGCAGGCTGTGAAATGTCTCTGAATGATAATGAACATGTCACCGGTCCTGAGGAGCATCTCAGAAACACCACACGTGATCATGGACTGTTAGAACAGGTAGATGAAATTGGGAAAAGCATGAGAGAGTTGTTAAAAGTGTCAGAGAGTCAAAAGAACCAGTTTAAGGAAGAGGAGATGACAGACAAACTCAGTGATGATGAGTTTTAA